Genomic DNA from Carnobacteriaceae bacterium zg-C25:
AAGTCGTGCAGTTGCAACGGGTACATCATCAATATAACCCACAACATTGTGACATTTATCTTCTAAGTCATCAATTTCTAAATGAGGCTCAACGTTTTGTTCAGCAATAAACACTTGTTTTCTAATGTGCAAGGCGTCTTGATACGTGACAGACGAAACATTATCATTCCAAATAAACTTCATGAATTACCTCCAAAATATTGCTCATTATACAAAAAAAAATGACTTGCGTCACTTTTTTATTCCCCAACTTTGAAATCTTCTAATTTACCAAAAAATAAATTTTCTAAAGGCACATGATATAACTGTGTCATTTTCTGAGCTAATGATATTGAAATATCTGTTGAATTTCTTTCCAAGCGTGACAACGTGTCTTTGTTAATACCAAGTTCTTGGGCTGCTTGTACAATCGTTAAATTACAATTAACTCTGGCTGCTTTTATCGTTAAAACCATAATGAACCTCCTTTTTTATCATCATATCCGATAAAAAACGGACAGTCAATTCATTTCATACAAAATATAATGCAAATATTTAATTTGCATATTTTTTATACTTTTAATATAATCTGTATACAGGAGGAAAAATGACTCATATAGCATTCAACATTTTAACCTTATTGCAAAAACATAATTTATCTCAGCGTCAATTAGCGCTATTAGCAAATATCCCCACGTCCACACTTAATGATAACTTAAATCAGCATAGTCCATTTTCTATGACTAACTTAGAAAAAATTGCACGTGTATTTCATGTACCGCTAGATACTTTATTGCAAAACCAACAATTAGAACAATTTTGGAAAGAACACCATTCATTAAATGAATCACAACGATTTACTTTAGATGATTATATCGTACTTTTTTTAAAAGCTGACACAACATTGCCGTCTCATTTTAATGTGAACAAGCCGTTTCTTTTACAACGTAAAAAAGATTACGGTTTAACGGATTGGATCGTTTATCAAGTAGATAGCCACTATTATGTTCAATCGTTTACACCACAGCAAGAAGTGAACATCATCGGAAAAATTATTGGACAAATCGATGTAATATAGTGATTTAAACGTTAAAAGTAGCCCTCGATGACTTTCGTCTATCGAGTTTTTTTGTGTTATAATTTGGGCAAGGAGATTGCCATGAAAAAATTAATTTACTGCTTATTGATGATTTTATTAGGGGGATGTGCGACTCACAGAAACACCGAACCGATTACAAAAAACGATGCCATTTGGGTTATTACAGACTTACATCATTTATCCAATACATTACACGACAACGGTACAGCGCTTCGTCAAATTCAAGCAACCGCTGCGGGAAAAGATTTGGTGTATGGGCATGAACGCATGCTTGCATTAATTGAACAAGCAAAAATTGAAAAACCAAAAGTGCTAATCGTTAGTGGTGACCTAACTTTTAACGGTGAAAAAAAGAGTTTAGAAGATTTAAGTCACTATTTTGACACGATACAAAAAAACGGTACGCAAGTTTTGGTCATACCCGGAAATCATGATATTTCAAGTGGATGGGCTAGATCGTTTATGGGTGATGAGCAGCACGTTGTTGATCAAATTTTACCGGATACGTTTAAAAATCTAATGAAGCCGTTTGGTTTAGAAACTGCGATTGCACGAGATGACACGTCATTAAGTTACGTTTCACAGCCGTTTTCCAATTTAAGATTTTTAATGATTGATAGTAACATTTACTCATCATCAAAAAGCACTACTGCCCCAGCAACAAACGGGCGTTTAAAAGAAAGTACATTGCACTTTATTGATGCGCAACTTCAAAAAGCCAAAAATGATAACGTGCTGATCATTCCTGTTATGCACCATAATGTTTTAGCGCATCACGATAGACTCACAAGAGGATATCAGTTGGATAATGCTGCCGATTTAATGGCTCTATACGAAAAATACGGCGTTAAACTAAGCCTGTCTGGGCATATTCATACACAAAGCATTAAAAAGCAACAGATGCTTGGCAATGTTGAGCATACCGAAATTGTGACAGAAGCTTTTTCACTCACACCTGTACCTATCGGTAAAATCACTATTGAAAACAATACGCTAACCTATCACTATATGCCGTTAAATTTTGAGCCGTTTTTATTAACGTATCCACAGACAAATGAAGATTTAATCCATCACAAAGCATACTTATCTAAAGTGTTTTACAGTTCCAATTATCAATTAGTGCATGACGCACTATATCCCGAAAGCATTTATTCGATTGAATTAGGCGATCAACTCACGCACATTGTTTCACCACTCAATGAATTTTTCTTTTCTGGTGAAGCCATTACGCAAGAGTATGTTGATACACACGTGTATGGTAATCCAGCCTATCAAAAATTGGTAAACCACAACCCTAATTCATTTTTAATACGCTATATCGAACGATCGATTAAAGCGCGATTAAATCATTCAACACAGCACATTACTATCCCACTCAACTAAAAAGGCCGAACGATGTCATAACGTCGTTCGGTCTCTTTTTTATTTTAAATTTTTCATTTTCTCTGTAATCACTTGATATTTTTCTTTAGATGCTTTTTTATACAACACTAAAGTGTGACCAATAATTTGAACCACTTCAATTGGTAAATTTTCCAACAATTGCTCTTTTACCGTTTGCGTATCTTCTAAAGTATTTTGAAGCAATGTCACTTTGATTAATTCACGTTTATCAATCGCTTCAAAAATTTGTCGAATCAAATCATCACTCATTCCATTTTTACCAACTTGAAAAATTGGTTTAAGATGATGTGCTTCCTTTTTTAAAAATTGTACTTGTTTTTTAGATAACATTAAATAATCGCCTCTCTAATTGTAATGTGTACACCTTTTGGTGCATATGCCACCACTTTTCCTGATTTGTGTACCGTAATCCAGCCCAATCCCGAATACACAATATCCGTATTGGCTTCTACTTGAAATTCATATCGGACAAGCTTTTCTTTCTGTTGTGTTGTTGGCACGAGTAATTGTCCGGCATGTTTTTCATAAAAAGCATCCGCATTAGACAGCTTCGTACGATGTAACATCAACCCTTTTGAAAAGTAGCACGTCACTGCATTCCGCTCGCCTTTAATATAGTCAAATCGTCCTAACGCCCCTAAATACACCGTTTGTTCTTCGTTCAACTGGAACGTAATTGGTTTAATTTCTTTTTGTGGAGAAACTAATTTTAAATCTTCTGATTTTAAATAGTGCGCCATTTGGTGTTCATGAATAATACCCGGCGTATCAATTAAATGCTTGCCATCTTCAAACGGAATATAAATGTTGTCTAATGTTGTTCCCGGAAAACGTGAAACCGTAATTAAATCTTTTTGACCGCCTAAACTTGCGATAATGCTATTAATTAAAGTTGATTTTCCAACATTCGTTACACCAACAACATAAACATCACGTTTATTACGGTGTTTTTCAATCTGCTCTAAAACAACATCAATTTGATGTTTCTTTTGTCCGCTTGCTAAAACAATATCTACTGGCTTAATACCATTATCACTCAATTGTTTTTGTAACCAATGTTTAACACGACGTTTATTTACCGATTTAGGCAATAAATCAATTTTATTAGCCACGACCATTACCGGATTTTTACCCGCAAAGCGATGTAACCCTGAAATTAAAGTGCCATATACATCAAAAATATCAATAACATTGACAACAAGTGCCGTCTGGCTACCAATATTGTGTAACATTTGTAAAAATTGATCATTAGAAATGGATACTTTTTCTAATTGATTGTATTGTCGCAACTTAAAGCAACGTTGACAATATAGTTTCCCAGTCTCTAACCCTTTTTCATATGCACTTGGCACTGTATAACCTAATGCATCTTTATCTGTTGTTTGAATGGCTAACCCACAGCCAATACAAAATAATGACTCACTCAATCGTTTCTCTCCAATCTAATTGATAACGTTTTTTATATTTTTTTAATGCCACAAATTCAATTAAACGTGTGATTTTTGTTGGTATCATATCTCTAGCAAGCGGCTTTACTAAAATGGTCTTTAACTGGCATTTTTTCGCTGCTGAAATATCCGTCAATAATTGATCGCCAATTAATATCACCTGCTCACTTTTTACCGTTAAAAGCGATAGTGCTTTTTGAACACCATACGCTGATGGCTTTTTAGCATTTGCCACAAACGGAACATTCAACTGTGCAGCAATTGGCGCAATGCGTTTCGTTGTATTATTTGATAATAATATGACATCGATATGGTGCTGATGCAATTGTTCAAACCACTCTTTTACATTTTGACTCACTTGCTTTTCAAACCATGGAATAACGGTATTATCCACATCAATAATAAGCGCGAATATATTTTGTTTTAAAAACATTTCAGGCGTAATCATAAATGGCGAATAAATTAAATAATCTGGTTTTAACGACCCCATTGTTTTTCCTTTCAGTAAAAAGAGAGGCACGCAGTGCCTCTTCTTTATTTTTTAGCCAATTCTGTAATGTAGTCAAAAAAGGCATCGCGATCAACTGTATACACTAAATCTACTGGTCGACCATCTGCTTTTTTGATGGTTCTTCCTTTACTTGCACCTTCAGTAATGACATCACTGTAAACCACTTCACGTTTTACTAAATCTTCTTTTCCAAAAGATGCCGTTGTTAACACATCCCACAAGAAGTACGTTGAATTGGTAACAAAGTGCGCTAAAGGTGGCACAAGTGCGTAGCTTTGCCCTAAGAAATCAACACCTTCAAAACGGCGTTGTTTTGCCCACATATCGCGCACGTCTAATGTTAGCGGCACCATATTTGTACTTTCTAAAGCAACTAATTCAATTTTAATGGATGAATCCCATACACGTTTTACTGCATACGGATCCCAGAAAGCGTTCCATTCAGCTGTCCCGTCATGTTCTGGTTCTTCAATATTCCCCGTTTCTAAAAACGTTCCACCCATCCAATATAATTTGTTAATTTTATGTTCAATAGATGCGTCCATATCCAATGCACGTGCAAGGTCCGTCAACGGCCCTACAAACACTAAATCAATCGGTTCACTTTGTGCATTTAACACATGAACTAAATCTTCGTGTGCTTTATACGGTGAATCTTGGACTAAAATCGGTTTCACTTCATTTAAAATAGGTAGAGCATCCATTGTAAAGGCATGCATACGCCATTCTTTAGGGAACGGATGTACCGGTCTAGAATCTGAAGAAGCCACACGTAATTGTTGGTCTTTTTCAGAACCAAATTTTTGAATAATTTTTTTACTTGCTTCTACGGCTGGCGCCAAGTAGCAATCCGCTTCAATAACACCCACACCAACAACTTCTACATCTTCCATTTTTAATAGCAAATACAACGAAATTAAATCATCTACTCCACCATCATGGTTTAAATATACTTTTCTAGTCATCTTATCTCCTCACACGTTTCAATGCATTCATTATACTACATCTTGCCCAGATAGCAACGCACGTTTAGCGACTTTATCAACAAATTGATTGTCTTTTTGCGAAAACCAATTGACAAAATATAACGAAAATTGCGACAATCGCTCTTTTAATTGTTCGACATAGGCATGTTGCCATTCATTTTTAGCACTCAACCGCTCGATTGCTTTAACAACCACTAAACTATCACTAAATAGTTGAATCGTGTTGCGGTGTAAAGCATTGTCTATTATATAATCTAGCGCCAATAACATCGCTTGAAATTCGGCGTGGTGGTTGTCTTTGACATTTTGAATGTAAAATGATTGCACATTTTGCTTTTCACCGTCATAAATGACGACACCTACACCTGCATTACCGTTTGAAAATGCTGCATCTACATATACACGTATCATGTTATAAAATCGGCGAAGCTAATCGCGATAACTCCTGTTTTAATTTTTTCCAAAGTGACTGCTTTTTGAAGTAGGCTGGCGTCCCTTTTATACTTTTCTTTTTA
This window encodes:
- a CDS encoding helix-turn-helix transcriptional regulator — protein: MVLTIKAARVNCNLTIVQAAQELGINKDTLSRLERNSTDISISLAQKMTQLYHVPLENLFFGKLEDFKVGE
- a CDS encoding helix-turn-helix transcriptional regulator, which gives rise to MTHIAFNILTLLQKHNLSQRQLALLANIPTSTLNDNLNQHSPFSMTNLEKIARVFHVPLDTLLQNQQLEQFWKEHHSLNESQRFTLDDYIVLFLKADTTLPSHFNVNKPFLLQRKKDYGLTDWIVYQVDSHYYVQSFTPQQEVNIIGKIIGQIDVI
- a CDS encoding metallophosphoesterase yields the protein MKKLIYCLLMILLGGCATHRNTEPITKNDAIWVITDLHHLSNTLHDNGTALRQIQATAAGKDLVYGHERMLALIEQAKIEKPKVLIVSGDLTFNGEKKSLEDLSHYFDTIQKNGTQVLVIPGNHDISSGWARSFMGDEQHVVDQILPDTFKNLMKPFGLETAIARDDTSLSYVSQPFSNLRFLMIDSNIYSSSKSTTAPATNGRLKESTLHFIDAQLQKAKNDNVLIIPVMHHNVLAHHDRLTRGYQLDNAADLMALYEKYGVKLSLSGHIHTQSIKKQQMLGNVEHTEIVTEAFSLTPVPIGKITIENNTLTYHYMPLNFEPFLLTYPQTNEDLIHHKAYLSKVFYSSNYQLVHDALYPESIYSIELGDQLTHIVSPLNEFFFSGEAITQEYVDTHVYGNPAYQKLVNHNPNSFLIRYIERSIKARLNHSTQHITIPLN
- the yhbY gene encoding ribosome assembly RNA-binding protein YhbY, whose amino-acid sequence is MLSKKQVQFLKKEAHHLKPIFQVGKNGMSDDLIRQIFEAIDKRELIKVTLLQNTLEDTQTVKEQLLENLPIEVVQIIGHTLVLYKKASKEKYQVITEKMKNLK
- the yqeH gene encoding ribosome biogenesis GTPase YqeH — translated: MSESLFCIGCGLAIQTTDKDALGYTVPSAYEKGLETGKLYCQRCFKLRQYNQLEKVSISNDQFLQMLHNIGSQTALVVNVIDIFDVYGTLISGLHRFAGKNPVMVVANKIDLLPKSVNKRRVKHWLQKQLSDNGIKPVDIVLASGQKKHQIDVVLEQIEKHRNKRDVYVVGVTNVGKSTLINSIIASLGGQKDLITVSRFPGTTLDNIYIPFEDGKHLIDTPGIIHEHQMAHYLKSEDLKLVSPQKEIKPITFQLNEEQTVYLGALGRFDYIKGERNAVTCYFSKGLMLHRTKLSNADAFYEKHAGQLLVPTTQQKEKLVRYEFQVEANTDIVYSGLGWITVHKSGKVVAYAPKGVHITIREAII
- a CDS encoding YqeG family HAD IIIA-type phosphatase, coding for MGSLKPDYLIYSPFMITPEMFLKQNIFALIIDVDNTVIPWFEKQVSQNVKEWFEQLHQHHIDVILLSNNTTKRIAPIAAQLNVPFVANAKKPSAYGVQKALSLLTVKSEQVILIGDQLLTDISAAKKCQLKTILVKPLARDMIPTKITRLIEFVALKKYKKRYQLDWRETIE
- a CDS encoding nucleoside hydrolase, which encodes MTRKVYLNHDGGVDDLISLYLLLKMEDVEVVGVGVIEADCYLAPAVEASKKIIQKFGSEKDQQLRVASSDSRPVHPFPKEWRMHAFTMDALPILNEVKPILVQDSPYKAHEDLVHVLNAQSEPIDLVFVGPLTDLARALDMDASIEHKINKLYWMGGTFLETGNIEEPEHDGTAEWNAFWDPYAVKRVWDSSIKIELVALESTNMVPLTLDVRDMWAKQRRFEGVDFLGQSYALVPPLAHFVTNSTYFLWDVLTTASFGKEDLVKREVVYSDVITEGASKGRTIKKADGRPVDLVYTVDRDAFFDYITELAKK
- a CDS encoding reverse transcriptase-like protein, with amino-acid sequence MIRVYVDAAFSNGNAGVGVVIYDGEKQNVQSFYIQNVKDNHHAEFQAMLLALDYIIDNALHRNTIQLFSDSLVVVKAIERLSAKNEWQHAYVEQLKERLSQFSLYFVNWFSQKDNQFVDKVAKRALLSGQDVV